A region of Neovison vison isolate M4711 chromosome 7, ASM_NN_V1, whole genome shotgun sequence DNA encodes the following proteins:
- the PDP2 gene encoding pyruvate dehydrogenase [acetyl-transferring]-phosphatase 2, mitochondrial, whose amino-acid sequence MPSTLPFWILKNSARSGIAALQGGKRLYSRWASNGNEARWRLFSHLPGTRKSSVPCSGFALQKASRHTSTEEDDFQLQLSPQQVNEVLRAGESAHKILDLVSGVPNSVLRFESNQLAANSPVEDRRGIATCLQTNGLMFGIFDGHGGHACAQAVSERLFYYVAVSLMSQQTLERMEGAVESMKPLLPILHWLKRPGDSIYKDVTSVHLDHLRVYWQELLDLHMEMGLNIKEALTHSFQRLDSDISLEVQAPLEDEMTRNLSLQVAFSGATACMAHVDGVHLHVANAGDCRAILGVQEDNGMWSCLPLTSDHNAWNPAELSRLKREHPESEDRTVIVDHRLLGVLMPCRAFGDVQLKWSKELQHSVLERGFDTEALNIYQFTPPHYYTPPYLTAKPEVTYHRLRPQDKFLVLASDGLWDVLGNEEVVRLVVEHLAEAGRHKPDLAQRPANLGLMQSLLLQRKAQGLHAADQNAATRLIRHAIGTNEYGEMEPERLTAMLTLPEDLARMYRDDITVTVVYFNSDSIDAYYRGG is encoded by the coding sequence ATGCCAAGTACTTTGCCCTTCTGGATCTTAAAAAATTCTGCGAGGAGCGGCATTGCAGCATTACAGGGGGGCAAACGTTTATATTCAAGGTGGGCCTCAAATGGAAATGAAGCAAGGTGGAGACTCTTTTCCCACCTACCAGGCACCAGAAAAAGCAGTGTCCCGTGCAGTGGCTTCGCTCTGCAGAAAGCCTCCAGACACACATCAACAGAGGAAGATGACTTTCAGTTGCAGCTCAGCCCTCAGCAGGTAAATGAAGTTCTGCGAGCCGGCGAGTCAGCCCACAAGATTCTTGACCTCGTCAGTGGAGTCCCAAATTCGGTGTTACGGTTTGAGAGCAACCAGCTGGCTGCCAATTCCCCGGTGGAAGACCGTCGAGGTATCGCTACCTGCCTGCAGACCAATGGTCTGATGTTTGGCATCTTTGACGGACACGGTGGCCATGCGTGTGCTCAAGCAGTGAGTGAGAGGCTCTTCTACTATGTGGCCGTGTCACTGATGTCCCAGCAGACCCTGGAGCGGATGGAGGGAGCTGTGGAAAGCATGAAGCCCCTGCTGCCCATCCTGCATTGGCTCAAGCGCCCAGGGGACAGTATCTACAAGGATGTCACGTCCGTGCACCTCGATCACCTCCGTGTCTACTGGCAGGAGCTGCTTGACCTGCACATGGAAATGGGACTCAACATTAAGGAAGCATTAACTCATTCCTTCCAGAGACTGGATTCTGACATCTCGCTGGAAGTCCAGGCCCCCCTGGAAGATGAGATGACAAGGAACCTTTCACTCCAGGTTGCCTTCTCTGGAGCAACAGCTTGCATGGCCCACGTGGATGGAGTTCACTTGCATGTGGCAAACGCTGGTGACTGTCGGGCCATCCTTGGGGTCCAGGAGGACAATGGCATGTGGTCTTGTCTACCCCTCACCTCCGACCATAATGCCTGGAACCCGGCCGAGCTGTCGCGGCTGAAGAGGGAGCACCCTGAGTCAGAGGACAGGACAGTCATCGTGGACCACAGGCTGCTGGGCGTCCTCATGCCCTGCAGGGCCTTTGGGGACGTCCAGCTGAAGTGGAGTAAAGAGCTGCAGCACAGTGTCCTGGAGAGGGGCTTTGACACCGAGGCCCTCAATATTTACCAGTTTACCCCCCCACACTACTATACTCCCCCCTACCTGACTGCCAAGCCTGAGGTCACCTACCACCGGCTGAGACCCCAGGATAAGTTCCTCGTGCTGGCCTCAGATGGTCTGTGGGACGTGCTGGGCAACGAGGAAgtggtgaggctggtggtggagCACCTGGCCGAAGCAGGTCGGCACAAGCCAGACCTGGCCCAGAGACCTGCCAACCTGGGACTCATGCAGAGCCTTCTGCTGCAGAGGAAAGCCCAGGGGCTCCATGCAGCCGACCAAAACGCGGCCACACGTTTGATCAGACACGCCATAGGGACCAATGAGTACGGGGAGATGGAGCCTGAGCGGCTGACAGCGATGCTGACGTTGCCAGAGGACTTGGCGAGGATGTACAGGGATGACATCACTGTCACAGTGGTGTATTTTAACTCAGACTCAATAGATGCCTATTACAGGGGGGGTTGA